A window of Primulina huaijiensis isolate GDHJ02 chromosome 9, ASM1229523v2, whole genome shotgun sequence contains these coding sequences:
- the LOC140985009 gene encoding trans-resveratrol di-O-methyltransferase-like has product MALSGTDKKESTHELLNAHAQVWNHIFKFILPMSLKCAIELNIPYIIKNHGKPMTLSELTGALPINKGKSHGIRRLMRVLVHSKFFIEVDIKDENEQNEGYWLTPSSNLLLKDSPLCVTPFLQLVLEPDLMKPWNSMSEWLADDRVTAFETTHGLTFWEQAKSVTSVHELFNEAMEADTRFLSHVMLKDCEKLFEGVESLVDVGGGTGTMAKAIADSFPEMKCTVLDLPHVVSGLEGVSNLIYVGGDIFEAIPAADVVLLKWILHNWDDEACIKILRKCREAIPRKENGGKVIVIDIVLGYNEEDDTMKEDQLFQDMTMMLYLNGKERSEKEWEKVFLDAGFSSYKITPALGVRSIIEVYP; this is encoded by the exons ATGGCATTGTCCGGTACTGATAAAAAAGAGTCAACTCATGAGCTTCTTAATGCTCATGCTCAAGTTTGGAATCACATCTTCAAATTCATATTGCCCATGTCACTCAAATGTGCGATTGAATTGAATATACCATATATCATCAAGAATCATGGCAAGCCGATGACCCTTTCTGAATTAACAGGAGCTCTCCCCATCAACAAGGGCAAATCCCATGGCATTCGTCGTTTAATGCGTGTTTTGGTCCATTCTAAATTCTTCATCGAAGTTGATATCAAGGACGAAAACGAACAAAACGAGGGTTATTGGCTAACACCATCCTCTAATCTCCTTCTTAAAGACTCACCCTTATGTGTTACCCCCTTTTTGCAACTTGTTCTTGAGCCAGATCTGATGAAGCCATGGAATAGTATGAGTGAATGGTTGGCAGATGATCGTGTAACAGCATTTGAAACGACACATGGTTTGACGTTCTGGGAGCAAGCAAAGAGTGTTACCAGCGTGCATGAGCTGTTCAATGAAGCCATGGAGGCTGATACACGGTTCTTGAGCCATGTGATGCTTAAAGATTGTGAGAAGTTGTTCGAGGGAGTCGAGTCTTTGGTCGATGTTGGAGGTGGAACGGGGACTATGGCTAAAGCTATTGCCGATTCATTCCCCGAGATGAAGTGCACAGTTCTCGATCTTCCACATGTTGTTTCTGGCTTGGAGGGGGTCAGTAACTTGATCTATGTTGGGGGAGACATATTCGAGGCGATTCCTGCTGCTGATGTTGTTTTACTGAAG TGGATATTACACAATTGGGACGATGAagcttgcataaaaatattaaggaAATGCAGAGAAGCAATCCCCAGAAAGGAAAATGGAGGTAAAGTAATAGTAATCGACATAGTTTTGGGGTATAACGAAGAAGATGATACAATGAAAGAAGATCAACTCTTCCAGGACATGACGATGATGCTTTACTTGAATGGAAAAGAAAGAAGTGAGAAAGAATGGGAGAAAGTGTTTCTTGATGCTGGATTCAGTAGCTACAAGATTACTCCTGCATTAGGGGTGAGATCTATTATTGAAGTTTATCCTTGA